In the Leptospira sp. WS4.C2 genome, one interval contains:
- a CDS encoding FliG C-terminal domain-containing protein gives MIYRQGNNYHFFLSTADSVARFQTSIQPFYPVPVRKIIELPSVTTDPILIPQFLYSLKYNRQSFETKPIITPTYLGGTNTLGDSETKPKPGFGSLTTEIGGRRNSPSPLFRTKRDKFQSAKYLSLRDIINPDLSEILVREKIETLYFDAKSKTYLFRLVSILFSGTPREEETIVSNLFRHEPEFAKFLNKQMFTVEMIPLIHGPFLQEILRNHDERYIKFILPKLSKPVMDVIRSSISKNKMKHIWEGPSQNPPEGEDLVTVLETEIYKRFARNIYYEEGSIFTYKEKGEEEFKDEIPFNNSEKINFFAFGSSLSFYGKTATKLFFKTNDWIDVLRFDFFLSRKEIETSEFHRLPPDLLIEIPYYATGIFLVGGGITKERRPFEFSLLWFDY, from the coding sequence TTGATATACAGACAAGGAAACAATTACCATTTTTTCTTAAGCACAGCGGACTCGGTCGCGAGGTTCCAAACATCCATCCAACCTTTCTATCCGGTTCCAGTTAGAAAAATCATAGAACTTCCTTCAGTCACAACAGACCCAATCCTCATTCCGCAGTTTCTTTACTCTTTAAAATACAATAGACAATCTTTTGAAACAAAGCCGATCATCACACCAACTTACTTGGGAGGTACAAATACTCTCGGAGATTCGGAAACGAAACCAAAGCCGGGATTTGGTTCCCTCACGACTGAAATTGGTGGGAGGAGGAATTCTCCCTCACCGCTCTTTCGCACAAAACGAGACAAGTTCCAATCGGCAAAGTATCTTTCCCTTAGAGACATTATCAATCCTGATCTATCAGAAATTTTAGTGCGAGAAAAAATTGAGACTCTTTACTTCGATGCCAAAAGTAAAACCTATCTCTTCCGGTTGGTATCCATTCTTTTTTCTGGAACTCCACGGGAGGAAGAAACCATTGTTTCTAATTTATTTCGCCATGAACCAGAATTTGCAAAATTCTTAAACAAACAGATGTTTACTGTAGAAATGATTCCATTAATCCATGGCCCTTTTTTACAAGAAATTCTACGAAATCACGACGAAAGGTATATTAAATTCATTTTACCAAAACTTTCCAAACCTGTAATGGATGTGATTCGGTCTTCTATCTCCAAAAACAAAATGAAACATATTTGGGAAGGTCCATCCCAAAACCCACCCGAAGGTGAGGATTTGGTGACAGTTCTGGAAACGGAAATCTACAAACGATTTGCAAGAAACATTTATTACGAGGAAGGTTCTATCTTTACTTATAAAGAAAAGGGAGAAGAGGAATTTAAAGATGAGATTCCTTTTAACAATTCTGAGAAAATCAATTTTTTTGCCTTTGGTAGTTCCCTTAGTTTTTATGGAAAAACAGCTACAAAACTATTTTTCAAAACCAATGATTGGATCGATGTCCTACGATTTGATTTCTTTTTATCCAGAAAAGAAATCGAAACTTCTGAGTTTCATAGACTCCCTCCCGATTTATTAATAGAAATTCCTTACTATGCAACCGGGATCTTTCTTGTAGGTGGTGGCATTACCAAGGAGAGAAGGCCTTTTGAATTTTCCCTCCTTTGGTTTGATTACTAA
- a CDS encoding flagellar biosynthesis anti-sigma factor FlgM, translating to MNVDKVGRVGGYGYEPKKPQGPRETEAQAPVDTISISDAAKKIASEAKLQAEVKQIAKQIVQAPPEEDRTEKIKAIKERLKNGDYDNLSTEMLDKISDQIASTFLGQQ from the coding sequence ATGAACGTCGACAAAGTAGGACGAGTTGGTGGTTACGGGTACGAACCAAAAAAACCACAAGGGCCAAGGGAAACGGAAGCACAAGCTCCGGTAGACACCATTTCCATCTCTGATGCTGCTAAAAAAATTGCATCTGAAGCGAAGCTCCAAGCAGAAGTAAAACAAATCGCAAAACAAATTGTACAAGCTCCTCCAGAAGAAGATCGTACAGAAAAAATCAAAGCGATCAAAGAACGATTGAAAAACGGTGACTACGACAACCTCTCTACAGAGATGTTGGATAAAATCTCCGATCAAATCGCGTCAACTTTCCTCGGACAGCAGTAA
- a CDS encoding 3-deoxy-D-manno-octulosonic acid transferase, producing MVYFFYNILTFTVFLVLKILSLFVKPVRKELKKREHSLKQIFSKTPADKFVVWLHAASVGELDQARALTETIRKKHKNVFIIQSVFSSSVKETSFLDPLADLYFYLPLDLPYAYDRVFSHFKPQVLMVMAWDTWPNLLKTASRNGTKSYLCCASLSSQSSRKNPLVRSLTKASFRYLSGIYPSHELMAKEFEGLVSEDTDFCVLGDTRFESVLGKLERKSPNPVFTQFVSDQKEFLNKNKPIILGSTYGVCEERFTAYLRTHSDDAHYWIFPHKWDANRMGDWIPTLKQYGTVGVFSNRNKEEVLPKFLLFDLMGILAFAYQYGSFAYVGGAFTHRVHNTIEPAALGLPVITGPKISNAPEAIVMQELGGLFKTETEVDFIQKFELLVKDKMLREKMGKGNRNFVVENRGASDKIYNRVFSNAQN from the coding sequence ATGGTATATTTTTTTTACAACATCCTTACCTTCACAGTTTTCCTTGTTTTAAAAATTCTTTCCTTGTTCGTAAAACCAGTTCGTAAAGAATTAAAAAAAAGAGAACATTCTCTTAAGCAAATTTTTTCGAAAACGCCTGCGGATAAATTTGTAGTTTGGCTTCATGCCGCAAGTGTCGGAGAACTGGACCAAGCACGCGCGCTTACGGAAACCATTCGTAAAAAACATAAAAATGTTTTTATCATCCAATCTGTTTTTTCCTCTTCGGTGAAAGAAACATCCTTTTTGGATCCACTGGCAGATTTGTATTTTTATCTTCCTCTCGATCTTCCCTATGCCTATGACAGAGTCTTTTCCCATTTTAAGCCACAAGTTCTCATGGTGATGGCTTGGGATACTTGGCCCAATCTTCTCAAAACAGCCTCCCGCAATGGAACCAAGTCTTATCTTTGTTGTGCGAGTTTGTCCTCACAGTCTTCCAGAAAAAATCCACTTGTCCGATCTTTAACCAAGGCATCCTTTCGCTACCTATCGGGTATTTATCCGAGCCACGAACTGATGGCAAAAGAATTTGAAGGCCTTGTTTCTGAAGACACAGACTTCTGTGTATTAGGGGACACTCGGTTTGAATCTGTTCTTGGAAAATTAGAAAGAAAATCTCCAAATCCAGTGTTTACTCAGTTTGTTTCTGACCAAAAAGAATTCTTAAACAAAAATAAACCCATCATCCTTGGTTCCACTTATGGGGTTTGTGAAGAACGATTTACGGCTTATTTACGCACTCATTCTGATGATGCCCACTATTGGATTTTCCCTCATAAATGGGATGCGAATCGTATGGGGGACTGGATCCCCACTTTAAAACAATATGGAACCGTCGGAGTGTTTTCCAATCGAAACAAAGAGGAAGTTTTGCCCAAATTCTTACTTTTTGATTTGATGGGAATCCTTGCCTTTGCCTACCAATATGGAAGTTTTGCCTATGTGGGAGGGGCATTTACACACCGTGTCCACAATACGATTGAACCGGCTGCCCTGGGCCTTCCTGTAATCACCGGACCTAAAATTTCCAATGCACCAGAAGCCATCGTTATGCAAGAATTAGGTGGACTGTTTAAAACAGAAACAGAGGTAGATTTTATCCAAAAATTTGAGCTTTTAGTGAAAGACAAAATGCTTAGAGAAAAGATGGGAAAAGGAAATCGAAACTTTGTTGTAGAAAACAGAGGTGCATCGGATAAGATTTATAACCGAGTTTTCTCTAATGCCCAAAATTAA
- the rsmI gene encoding 16S rRNA (cytidine(1402)-2'-O)-methyltransferase, whose translation MAHKREPGSLYVVATPIGNLGDITLRALEIFKEVDLILCESAKETRSLLSRLEIVTPVLALYKDSSESPYSNVLEQLLSGKSMALVSDAGTPGVSDPGSQMVRHSREKGIRIVPVPGASALTALLSVSGFQVNPTYFLGFLSEKPSKKHRELERASEIDGLVVFYESVHKLPRLYPMLVELFPDTEVLVGRELTKTFEEVLYYANPRELLAKPPNAKGEFVFLLNHRKKTLKGNSDSTDM comes from the coding sequence TTGGCCCATAAACGAGAACCCGGCTCTCTCTATGTTGTCGCCACTCCCATTGGAAACTTGGGAGACATCACTCTGCGTGCTCTGGAAATTTTCAAAGAAGTGGATCTGATCCTCTGTGAATCCGCCAAAGAAACTCGTTCCCTCTTATCTCGATTAGAAATCGTAACCCCAGTCCTTGCATTATACAAAGACAGTTCTGAATCTCCCTACTCCAATGTCTTAGAACAACTCTTAAGTGGGAAATCAATGGCTCTCGTCTCCGATGCAGGGACCCCAGGTGTTTCAGATCCAGGAAGCCAAATGGTTCGCCACTCACGGGAAAAAGGAATTCGGATTGTGCCCGTTCCAGGTGCCTCTGCCTTAACCGCCTTACTTTCAGTTTCTGGATTTCAGGTCAATCCCACATATTTTTTAGGCTTTCTCTCTGAAAAACCGAGTAAAAAACACCGAGAATTAGAAAGAGCCTCCGAAATTGATGGACTCGTGGTTTTCTATGAATCCGTCCATAAACTACCAAGGCTCTACCCTATGCTTGTTGAACTCTTTCCAGACACGGAAGTACTTGTAGGAAGGGAGTTGACAAAGACCTTTGAAGAGGTACTTTACTATGCAAATCCTAGGGAACTGCTGGCCAAACCGCCAAATGCCAAGGGAGAGTTTGTTTTTCTCTTAAATCATCGAAAAAAAACACTTAAGGGAAATTCAGATTCCACCGATATGTGA
- a CDS encoding flagellar filament outer layer protein FlaA produces the protein MKTTKKITFSLGFLLMISGLLSLPRPHDPDEAGRVQILKSALTIDSSYLLFLVEDFEGERPWDFYRVDSFLAVTQFAASVPKTEAFLQEATILKESGYPNLQNQTSFLLQSYVENPRLDHWEVKPKEPILLPLGMPIQGILWVYSEGHHINLSMGLSQKKSKDLYFDLGTLNFVGWRRLEFNINLPKENTRLIQSMSFPISFASFRLKSLTSQKKGEFHLYFDNLSFVIDKRTFIYPGSEVNDTWGNKR, from the coding sequence ATGAAAACTACAAAAAAAATCACTTTCTCATTGGGTTTCCTCCTCATGATTTCCGGTCTTTTGTCTCTTCCGAGGCCCCATGACCCGGATGAAGCCGGCCGAGTCCAAATTTTAAAATCAGCTCTCACGATAGATTCGAGTTACCTTCTCTTCCTTGTGGAAGACTTCGAAGGAGAAAGGCCTTGGGATTTTTACCGAGTGGATTCCTTTTTGGCTGTCACTCAGTTTGCAGCCTCCGTTCCGAAAACGGAAGCATTTTTACAAGAGGCAACCATCCTAAAAGAATCGGGTTATCCAAACCTCCAAAACCAAACCAGTTTCCTTTTACAAAGTTATGTAGAAAATCCAAGACTTGACCATTGGGAAGTGAAACCCAAAGAACCCATCCTTCTTCCGCTGGGAATGCCCATCCAAGGAATCCTTTGGGTGTATTCAGAAGGCCACCACATCAATTTGAGTATGGGCCTTTCTCAAAAAAAATCCAAGGATTTGTATTTTGATTTGGGCACTTTGAATTTTGTGGGATGGAGACGATTGGAATTTAATATCAACTTACCCAAAGAAAACACAAGACTCATCCAATCCATGTCGTTTCCTATTTCATTTGCATCCTTTCGATTAAAAAGCCTAACTTCACAAAAGAAAGGAGAGTTTCATTTATACTTTGACAATTTGAGTTTTGTCATAGATAAAAGAACTTTCATCTACCCTGGTTCGGAAGTAAACGACACATGGGGTAACAAACGCTAA
- the glpK gene encoding glycerol kinase GlpK, whose translation MAKKGYIIGIDAGTTGIRTFCFNDKGKVISSAYQEFKQYYPKPGWVEHDPEEIWAKTQKLIGAAIKNGNLNPKDAVAIGITNQRETSVVWDKKTGKPVYNAIVWQCRRTSDICKELKKQSLDSNFRNKTGLVLDAYFSGTKIQWILDNVKGARAKAEKGELLFGTIDTWLLYKLTGHKEHKTDHTNASRTLLFNIQTKEWDEELCNILRVPMSMLPKAFNSKNLFGFTSSVKSLPDGIPISSLVGDQQGALFGQLCTEPGEAKNTYGTGCFLLFNVGDEFRISNQGLITTLALGPEGKTVYCLEGSVFIGGAVVQFLRDNLEFFKYSKDSEKLVKAIKTKDDLVFVPAFAGLGAPHWDQEARGAIFGLSRDTTAAQITRAALKAIALQSYELANAMEKETGKPLKFLRVDGGATSNAWLMQFQADILGTKVIRPSNVDTTVLGAAYLAGLERGFFKSVASLRKEEQKTTQFVPKMKESERKEEIDKWNWAIARVKTGN comes from the coding sequence ATGGCAAAAAAAGGTTATATCATTGGGATTGATGCAGGTACTACAGGGATTCGTACTTTTTGTTTTAATGACAAAGGAAAAGTGATTTCCTCTGCTTACCAAGAATTCAAACAATACTATCCCAAACCAGGTTGGGTAGAACATGACCCAGAAGAGATTTGGGCAAAAACACAAAAACTAATTGGTGCTGCCATAAAAAATGGTAACCTAAATCCAAAAGATGCGGTAGCAATTGGAATTACAAACCAAAGAGAAACTTCTGTTGTTTGGGATAAGAAGACCGGCAAACCAGTGTATAACGCTATCGTATGGCAATGCCGTCGAACTTCCGATATTTGTAAGGAATTAAAAAAACAAAGCTTAGATTCTAATTTTCGCAATAAAACAGGTCTTGTTTTAGATGCCTATTTTTCCGGAACCAAAATCCAATGGATTCTTGATAACGTGAAGGGGGCTCGTGCCAAAGCAGAGAAGGGGGAATTGTTATTTGGAACCATCGACACTTGGCTTTTGTACAAACTGACTGGTCACAAAGAACACAAAACGGACCATACCAACGCCTCAAGAACACTCCTTTTTAATATCCAAACCAAAGAATGGGATGAAGAACTTTGTAATATTTTACGAGTTCCCATGTCAATGTTGCCAAAAGCATTTAATTCCAAAAATCTATTTGGTTTCACTTCCAGTGTCAAATCCCTTCCCGATGGAATTCCGATTTCATCTCTTGTGGGAGACCAACAGGGAGCACTATTTGGACAACTTTGTACAGAACCTGGCGAAGCGAAAAACACCTATGGAACGGGTTGTTTTTTACTCTTCAATGTGGGGGATGAATTTAGAATTTCGAACCAAGGTCTCATCACCACATTGGCGCTCGGTCCCGAAGGCAAAACAGTCTATTGTTTAGAAGGATCTGTTTTTATTGGGGGGGCTGTGGTTCAGTTTCTCCGGGATAATTTAGAATTTTTTAAATATTCCAAAGATTCGGAAAAACTCGTCAAAGCCATCAAAACAAAAGATGATTTGGTTTTTGTTCCTGCCTTTGCTGGTCTTGGAGCCCCTCATTGGGACCAAGAAGCACGAGGTGCCATCTTTGGGCTTTCTCGTGACACAACAGCTGCCCAAATCACAAGAGCTGCCCTCAAGGCCATAGCCTTACAATCCTATGAACTTGCCAATGCGATGGAAAAGGAAACAGGAAAACCTTTAAAATTCTTACGTGTTGATGGAGGAGCCACCTCAAATGCTTGGCTTATGCAATTCCAAGCTGATATCCTCGGAACCAAAGTGATTCGTCCAAGCAACGTAGACACTACAGTTCTGGGCGCGGCTTACCTTGCGGGACTCGAACGTGGATTTTTTAAATCGGTGGCAAGTCTTAGAAAAGAAGAACAGAAAACTACCCAGTTTGTTCCTAAGATGAAAGAGAGTGAACGGAAAGAAGAAATTGATAAATGGAACTGGGCTATCGCTCGGGTAAAAACGGGAAATTAA
- a CDS encoding iron-containing alcohol dehydrogenase, producing MPVLPEWINFQFPPKIHFEIDCGYKLGSFVKNIGSRVVLISTQKELENAEELSIIKTSLEKHAEGVIIYDDIVDRVHFKDLDSCAHFLRISNADCVVAYGSFESVNAGKAAALLATNDFFAEDLLVGRKQPKKKGLPLIVVPTKPLLGNECSPFFSIVDDKDKNRKYFAHEWAFPELIVSDPKIGAGMSSSETAKTGISILSAAVDSILSKYANEITSSTALRAIELISKNIVPAIREPRNLGPKNSIYAASLLAGIAQSTSSLGLCYALSLAVTTVTNLDIFQSMSILLPHVMEYNLTSSAGKYVMIARALDEDVTNISVIEAAIKAVEGIRKIYLELRIPQRLSEYEVKKIDLPGIATLAATYSFLDCLPRELPKNEIETILVAAF from the coding sequence ATGCCAGTCCTCCCCGAATGGATTAATTTTCAATTTCCTCCTAAAATTCACTTCGAAATCGATTGTGGATACAAACTCGGATCTTTTGTGAAAAACATTGGATCCCGAGTCGTTCTGATTAGCACACAAAAAGAATTAGAAAACGCCGAAGAACTTTCCATCATCAAAACCAGTCTCGAAAAACATGCAGAAGGTGTGATCATTTATGATGACATTGTGGATCGTGTTCATTTTAAAGATTTAGATTCCTGTGCTCACTTCCTTAGAATTTCCAATGCCGATTGTGTTGTGGCTTATGGTTCTTTTGAATCAGTAAACGCAGGTAAGGCGGCCGCCCTACTTGCAACCAACGATTTTTTTGCAGAAGATTTACTTGTTGGAAGAAAACAACCTAAAAAAAAAGGCCTTCCTTTAATCGTAGTTCCAACAAAACCCCTACTCGGAAATGAATGTTCCCCCTTCTTTTCGATTGTGGATGATAAAGACAAAAATAGAAAGTATTTTGCACATGAATGGGCTTTCCCAGAGCTCATTGTCTCTGATCCTAAAATTGGCGCTGGTATGTCTAGTTCCGAAACAGCAAAAACAGGAATTTCAATTCTATCTGCAGCGGTGGATAGTATTCTTTCCAAATATGCCAATGAAATCACATCTTCCACAGCACTCCGTGCCATTGAATTAATCTCCAAAAACATTGTACCAGCAATCCGGGAACCTAGAAACCTTGGACCGAAAAACTCCATTTATGCGGCAAGTCTTCTTGCAGGGATTGCCCAGTCCACAAGTAGTCTTGGACTTTGTTATGCACTGTCACTTGCTGTCACAACAGTAACCAATTTAGATATCTTTCAAAGTATGTCGATCCTCCTTCCTCACGTTATGGAATACAACTTAACCTCATCTGCTGGTAAGTATGTAATGATTGCAAGAGCACTCGATGAAGATGTGACAAATATCTCCGTCATTGAAGCTGCGATCAAAGCGGTGGAAGGAATTCGTAAAATCTATTTAGAACTAAGAATTCCTCAAAGGTTGTCCGAATACGAAGTAAAAAAAATCGACCTACCTGGAATTGCAACACTCGCGGCAACCTACTCTTTTCTTGATTGTCTTCCTAGAGAGCTTCCCAAAAATGAAATCGAAACCATCCTTGTGGCTGCGTTTTAG
- the nadE gene encoding NAD(+) synthase — protein MPKIKIAAVTLNTTPLDFLGNYESISKAIGSPDVKNADCILFPELCISGYGCEDAFYKPYVWTRSEEIIDELKTLAPNQIVIVGLPIFVDSFLYNCMAVLYGGKVLALVPKLNLANTGVHYERRWFHSESEFLNKTITFGGKQVPFGHFIFQTQNWNFGLEICEDSWSVQKPATTYSLQGIDVLFSPGASHFAMGKQNIRRQIFTESSRNQCNLQVYTNLTGNESGRIIFEGGAIFASLGNIVKEGPRLAFSPFQVTTHSFDPMEIRAAKARSFRDPKPKIPMDEISKIQIDRMANALEKELHGFSVLDKRTEMEKEESSDSLHLSVYEEFTRAVCLGLFDYLRKSKTKGFTLSLSGGADSATCALLVTAMKEIAKRENGDSIFSSLGIEEKNLLVTIYQKTENNSSLTEEIAKVLAEELGCQFYSIAIDRAVETSVELIESVLGKTLNWKEHDLPLQNIQARVRSPLVWLLANINGHLLLSTGNRSEAAVGYTTMDGDSSGSIAPLAGVSKEFLLDWLDDIQNGNNRFITPKDSIRTLRNTKPTAELKPLSEHQEDEKDLMPYPILQSIERKLVFLAKSEEDCLESLKQEFPWETGESLFGYLKKFKKLFMTAQWKRERLPPSFHLDEYGLDPKSSYRYPILSKET, from the coding sequence ATGCCCAAAATTAAAATTGCCGCTGTTACACTCAATACAACTCCCCTAGATTTTTTGGGGAACTATGAATCAATATCTAAGGCAATTGGCAGCCCTGATGTAAAAAATGCTGACTGTATCCTCTTTCCTGAACTTTGTATTTCTGGGTATGGATGTGAAGACGCCTTTTACAAACCATATGTTTGGACAAGATCCGAAGAAATCATAGATGAACTAAAAACTCTAGCGCCCAATCAGATTGTGATCGTCGGACTCCCTATTTTTGTGGATTCGTTTTTATATAATTGTATGGCAGTGCTTTACGGTGGCAAGGTACTTGCCCTTGTCCCTAAATTGAATTTAGCAAACACAGGCGTACACTATGAACGCCGATGGTTCCATTCTGAGTCAGAATTCCTAAACAAAACCATAACATTTGGTGGCAAACAAGTTCCCTTTGGACATTTTATTTTCCAAACTCAAAATTGGAATTTTGGATTGGAGATTTGTGAAGACAGTTGGTCAGTTCAAAAACCGGCAACCACCTATAGCCTCCAAGGAATTGATGTTTTGTTTTCTCCAGGGGCATCTCATTTTGCGATGGGAAAACAAAACATCCGTAGGCAAATTTTTACGGAATCCAGTAGGAACCAGTGCAACTTACAAGTGTATACCAATCTGACTGGAAATGAATCAGGAAGGATTATCTTTGAAGGAGGAGCCATTTTTGCCTCCCTTGGCAACATAGTTAAAGAAGGTCCAAGACTTGCCTTCTCACCTTTCCAAGTGACCACCCACTCTTTTGATCCCATGGAGATTCGTGCGGCCAAAGCTCGCTCCTTTCGAGATCCCAAACCAAAGATTCCAATGGATGAGATTTCGAAAATCCAGATCGATCGGATGGCGAATGCATTAGAAAAAGAATTACATGGTTTTTCCGTCCTAGACAAACGAACAGAAATGGAGAAAGAAGAGAGTTCCGATTCCCTCCACCTTTCAGTGTATGAAGAATTTACAAGGGCAGTATGTCTCGGACTCTTTGATTATTTACGAAAATCCAAAACGAAAGGATTCACCCTTTCCCTTTCGGGTGGGGCAGACAGTGCCACTTGCGCCCTCCTTGTCACTGCCATGAAAGAAATCGCCAAAAGGGAAAATGGTGATTCCATTTTTTCCTCACTGGGAATTGAGGAAAAAAACCTACTCGTTACTATTTACCAAAAAACAGAAAACAATTCCTCGTTAACAGAAGAGATCGCAAAGGTCCTTGCTGAGGAATTGGGTTGTCAATTTTATTCCATCGCCATTGACCGTGCTGTGGAAACCTCAGTGGAACTAATTGAATCGGTTCTTGGAAAAACACTGAACTGGAAAGAACACGATTTACCCTTACAAAATATCCAAGCAAGAGTTCGTTCTCCCCTCGTTTGGTTACTAGCCAATATTAACGGACATTTACTGTTGTCTACGGGGAATCGAAGTGAAGCCGCTGTGGGTTATACAACCATGGATGGGGATTCTTCGGGCTCAATTGCTCCGCTAGCAGGCGTTAGTAAGGAATTTTTACTGGACTGGTTGGATGATATTCAAAATGGAAACAACCGTTTCATTACACCAAAAGATTCCATTCGGACTTTACGAAATACCAAACCCACAGCGGAATTAAAACCTTTGTCCGAACACCAAGAAGATGAAAAAGACCTCATGCCTTATCCCATCTTACAATCGATCGAAAGGAAACTTGTGTTTTTAGCGAAATCTGAGGAAGATTGTTTGGAAAGTTTAAAACAAGAATTTCCTTGGGAAACCGGCGAAAGTCTTTTCGGATACCTAAAGAAATTTAAGAAATTATTTATGACCGCACAATGGAAACGAGAGAGACTCCCCCCCTCCTTTCATTTGGATGAGTACGGCCTGGATCCAAAATCCAGTTACCGTTACCCCATCCTTTCGAAAGAAACTTAA
- a CDS encoding MBL fold metallo-hydrolase, with protein MKIKFWGVRGSIGSPIRPESVKHKIEKILSLASPTDIQNEQSIHSFLGSLSFSSSSTYGGNTTCIEIRDKDENLIIIDGGTGLRELGNQILNSDFGKGTGHAYWILTHTHWDHIQGIPFFVPLFLPGNHFEFISSMNDAEKRLEHQFVFTHFPVSFDHYAAKKTFRYLEEGEIISLGPNIQAFSKAVRHPGGSFSYRFMEEGKAIIFASDAEFNLEEMENIDTYIDYFRDADVLVFDTQYTFEESLQKIDWGHSSASIATDIALRAKVKKLVMFHHDPSYDDEKLDLVYLRALKYKEMFDPHGKLEIIMAYEGLEIEV; from the coding sequence ATGAAAATCAAGTTTTGGGGTGTCCGCGGTTCCATTGGCTCACCTATTCGGCCTGAAAGCGTTAAACATAAAATCGAAAAAATTCTTTCTTTGGCGAGTCCCACAGACATACAAAACGAACAGAGTATCCATAGTTTTTTAGGTTCTTTAAGTTTTTCCTCCTCTTCAACTTACGGTGGTAATACGACCTGCATTGAGATTCGTGATAAAGACGAAAATTTGATCATCATTGATGGTGGCACAGGCCTTAGGGAACTCGGAAACCAAATTTTGAATTCCGATTTTGGAAAGGGAACCGGCCATGCTTATTGGATCTTAACGCACACCCATTGGGATCATATCCAAGGAATCCCATTTTTTGTACCGCTTTTTTTGCCAGGCAATCATTTCGAATTTATTTCTTCTATGAATGATGCAGAAAAAAGATTGGAACACCAATTTGTCTTCACACATTTCCCAGTTTCCTTTGATCATTACGCTGCTAAAAAAACTTTTAGATATTTAGAGGAAGGAGAGATTATTTCTCTCGGACCAAACATCCAGGCCTTTAGCAAAGCGGTACGTCATCCAGGAGGAAGTTTTTCTTATCGTTTTATGGAAGAGGGAAAAGCAATTATCTTTGCATCTGACGCTGAATTTAATTTAGAAGAAATGGAAAATATTGATACATATATAGATTATTTCCGTGATGCCGACGTTTTGGTTTTTGATACACAATACACGTTCGAAGAATCCTTACAAAAGATCGATTGGGGTCATAGTTCGGCATCAATTGCTACTGACATTGCTCTTCGGGCGAAGGTAAAAAAATTAGTGATGTTTCACCATGACCCTTCTTATGACGATGAAAAGTTGGATTTGGTATATTTACGAGCTCTCAAATACAAAGAGATGTTTGATCCCCATGGAAAATTAGAAATCATTATGGCTTATGAAGGTTTGGAAATAGAGGTTTAA